One part of the Humulus lupulus chromosome 9, drHumLupu1.1, whole genome shotgun sequence genome encodes these proteins:
- the LOC133801063 gene encoding DNA replication complex GINS protein SLD5 — translation MASGSGSGLGSGVPETDDYESLISMTDVDHLKRIWRREKAAPEIFQFETALIDRIREQIQLMEETVDEFVESGVDPLTVSLYQMDLDRTQFLLRSYLRIRLQKIEKYMFHILKSTDLFNRLSKEEKLFAERSCDDLKMHLEESVLSKLPDNYQSILQQSIISEETDMVPKPQLDVFVVCKTKYYLGHIQLEDMDDGNADHRGNQRPLEEPFEMEPNVLYFVRYKPIKKFVEEGRIDLY, via the exons ATGGCGTCGGGTTCCGGTTCCGGTTTGGGTTCGGGTGTTCCAGAAACGGACGATTACGAGTCGTTAATTTCGATGACGGATGTGGACCATCTGAAGAGGATTTGGCGACGGGAGAAGGCGGCGCCGGAGATTTTTCAGTTCGAGACTGCTTTGATTGATCGAATCAGAGAACAGATCCAGTTGATG GAAGAGACTGTAGATGAATTTGTGGAGAGTGGAGTCGATCCGTTGACAGTATCTCTCTACCAGATGGATTTGGACAGAACCCAATTCTTGTTGAGGTCATACCTTCGTATTCGTCTCCAAAAG ATTGAGAAATACATGTTCCACATTTTGAAGTCAACTGACCTCTTCAACCGTCTTTCTAAAGAAGAGAAGTTGTTTGCTGAAAG GTCGTGTGATGATTTGAAGATGCATCTTGAAGAGAGTGTTCTCTCAAAATTACCAGATAATTATCAGTCTATACTCCAACAATCGATAATAAGTGAAGAGACTGACATGG TCCCAAAACCGCAGTTAGACGTGTTTGTCGTCTGTAAGACCAAGTATTATCTTGGGCACATTCAGCTTGAGGACATGGATGATGGGAATGCTGATCACAG GGGAAATCAGAGACCGTTGGAGGAACCCTTTGAAATGGAGCCTAATGTGTTATACTTTGTTCGTTACAAGCCGATAAAGAAGTTTGTAGAGGAAGGAAGAATTGATTTATATTGA